AAACATATGGCTCAGGGTTCAGGGTTTTGAGAGTGTGAGAGTTTTAGCTGAGTTTACATATGCTGGCTTGTGTTTAATTCTCAGAGTCTGTGCGTTGTGAGCCGTGAGACTCTGTGTGGTTTAAACAGCTGACAGAGCACTTCCCAAGTCTCCTACTTGATATAAAAAGAGTGCCTGATGTTAGAGTGAGAGCTACTCTGTGACTTGCCCTCTGACTTACAGGATGAACACCCTCCAGGCTCTGGTTCTCTTGGCTGCAGGCCTCTCCGTCGGTGAGTAAACCTCAACAAAAGCTGTCCATCTGTACGCATGGTGGTCGTGAATAGATGCATCTTCCAGTATAAAACGGAATTCTGATTGCTTCTGCTTGTTGTGCTTCAGCCCACTCACTGGACTACAGGGCACTCACCCAGTTTAGAAGGATGATCCTGTGTGTGCTGCCTGATAGCTGGCCTCTTTTTGACTACACTGACTACGGCTGCTACTGTGGAAAGGGAGGCTCCGGCACACCTGTGGATGATCTGGACAGGTCATATTTTACTCACTCTGCTTCATACTCCGacgtcatttaaaaaaaacaaccttgtcCAGCCTTTTTCAAATTCATCTTGTTTGACTTGTAGGTGCTGCCAAGTGCATGATCAGTGTTTCAATGATGCAATGCAACAACCTGAGTGCTGGCCCATCCTCGACAACCCGTACACCGAGTATTATGACTACAGCTGCGACAAGGCAAACAAGAAGGTCACCTGTGGCAGTGAGTACAGTGAAACAAAGGGATTTTCCTTGTGTTCCTGTCACAATCAAACTGACATTATTCTCAGTTCCTTTAATTCATAGCAATGTATGGGCCTTTTGGTAATCACAGAGTGCTCTCTGCTTTATCTCCCTCAGACAAAAACAACGAATGCGAGATGTTCATCTGTGAGTGTGACAGGAAGGCTGCCGAGTGCTTTGGCGTATCACCTTGGAACCCTGAGCACGAGCACCTGCCCAGCGACCGCTGTCAGTAAAGACAGCTCACAAAAAGTGACAGATCAATTGGTCAATTTGTGTTGATTCATTAGAAATATTCACCTTATACATTCACACATGCCCGTATCACAATTTCTGCATCTGCCGAATTACTTTTGTTGGGTTTGTTATGTAATGTGAAGTTATTCTGATGATAAACACAGTTTGATCTCTTATTTTACCTCACATTGCTGTTTTAACCATAGAGGGCACTGTagtcttattttttttctttcctggtttgTAGGATGAAATTGGCAGTAGAGTAGCCTACAGCAGACTCACAGCATTTGGTGTCAGCTGTCCTGGTAGGCtcgcttttctttttaaagataattttttgggcatttttaggcctttatttagaCAGgatagctgaagacatgaaaggatagagagagggggagggccgcaggtcggagtcgaactcgggcctgctgcatcgaggagtaaacctctatatatgggcgcccgctctaccaactgagctatctgggcacctGCTGATAGGCTTTCTGTAAAAGTCCCATATactgtttgtaatatttgtgCTTAATCAAATAATGaaaatacaatacttttttttttttttttttttttttaacttctgatTTGTCCGTAAGCAGTTCTGACTCGATGTATAGTAGAACACATATTTTGATACCTTTTGAAACCTTGTAAACTTTGAATTTCACAGCACACATTTGCATGTTGCATGTAGTTTATTCTTAATTCATTTACATTAGATAGAAAAAAAGCTGAATAGGTTGATCACATAAAACTTAAAGTGTATAGATCCATTTCACCAATTCCAAAAACTAATTTGAGAAACGAGCCAAGGCTGTTTCAGAGGCACTGACTTACTGAGCTCATCTTCTTGCCTGACAAATGTACACATAGTACTGTACGTAGGTTTACAGTTTGCAAACCAACCATGAAATGGCTACTTTTGTGAGGTTGGGGAGGGTCACTCTAAACCGAGTATTAATTCTGCCATCAGCCGCTTTTGGCAAAAATATTACATACACAGTGTTGGGTAATAAACAGTCAATTTCCAACTGCTTTTGTATCGCTGGCACCACTGCTGGTTATACAACCGCTGGCTATGTTTATAATGTCTTCCTCTTCAAAGCTGCTAAACACAACTGATGATTGCAAGTGACATTTTGGTTGCTTTTGAAGTTACTTGGCACCAGAATAAAACAATTTCCGGTCATTGCAGCCTAGTATCTTTAGTTTCAGCAAGCCACCACAGTTTGCTCCCAGCAGCTCACTCTTTGTGATCACAGCTGTGGCTGCAGCCTACTGGAATCAGTCTTCAGGCTATTGTGCAGACAGCACTAAGCATCAGCACTGTAAGCACCAGCAGCTGGTAGCTGGCAGCTGGCCACAAGCCAGCTGTAGCTTCTGCTGGCTCAAAGATAAAATGAGAGAAACGACAAATGCAAAAgagcaaaaatatattttgaccACTGAAAAGCCTTTATCTAACCTAATACCTTTTGTAAATGCGTGCAAATAGTTATATGTAGCTTTGCTGTTGTTATGGTTGGTAGAAGTGGCTAAGGCACCTGGTTGTGCCTCGCAGGAGACTTGTTGTCTGAAGTCAAATTGATGAACATGATTTACACTTTGATGCCAAAACAGTGTTTCCTACAGTCTTCCAGACAAAATGACAATAGGTCAGAGCTGTGGTCTTTTGATTCTGCAGAAGTGCAGCCAAACTAAAGGTTGGGGATGGTTAAACTTTTTTCTGCAACTTTTTTCAGCCAGAGAGTGTGGCCAGAGAGTCATGTGACACCTGTGACATGTTGACTTATGTTACAAAGAACATTCTTCCTGCCGGAAACACATGAACATGCCCAGGGTTGGAAATTCACAGCAGccactagccaaatgctggcaaaatatgcaagtggctgctagatttgcttcactcaccagcaaaaaataaaaaataatctattGAGTGGTTGGAAAATTTTGGAATCCATCAGCCACAGTGGCAGGtagacaaaaaaaagtaaatttccAAACCTGAACACGCCTCTCAGCTAcaaaagaagtaattattgcGACGAGCGGCACTTCGCCGCTGCTTGGTGTGTTTTCAGCAAAAGGCTGCATTCATACCAAATCATGTGTTGCAGCCAAAACGCCAGTCCTCTGATTTATTTGAATGTGGGTAGTTTGTGTGAAattaaatgtgctttttttaatttggtcGATGTGGACAGACAATTACTCATAGGACCAAGCGTACTAGCAACATGGCTAAATGGGGAACACAAAGGAGACACAAATGAGCAATTTAAGTGCGCTAATCGCCGCAACACCTGACTTGTTGTGAATGTAGCTTAACAATAGACTATCAGCATGCCCCTTTTCCTGCCAGTTGGAATAATTGTGAATGTTTTAATTAGCgtgatgactttttttgtgtgacTGAACTGTTGTTGTATGCATGTAATTTGTTCACCGGTGTCTCTTGAGATCTTGATCTTGATAAAATGTCCAGAAtaaataaagcttcattaaaggggtgatagaatgattatatagggtatttcacactgttccttaaggtctcctaataggatatgtaacattggttgggctgaaaattgctaTTCTGTGGGctcttaactaccctgtgaatatggctctatttggaacaagaatttcttccaaatatggtatgctcatgaatatttagatgagctgcgtgctgattggtgaGTGAACCGCATACACATAcactggagacgagacagcaggtcttgcatttcagacactgcaacgttatacattgtctgctatttcgttataaaattcacttctgagactttttttatgcgagaaatcaactatataaagctcaaatatgggccgttttacgaaagttgatggctaattgcaaatttggtaagatgaGGActgggctccatacccagggcaaagtcaccgtttctgggttactggactaccagggctcggggctccgcagAGCTTGCCAGCTGCCAGCTGctggcataactagagtatatttacagtcggaatttcgtcacgccacttatattacagctattccaaggtcttacaaagctaacacttgtgtccgatttcaatttaatgcatttttgtgaatttcagaggtctaGGAGGAGGCTGGCCgcgggctctatcaatgagactcgagTACAAGAgccgtttatttccccgatcgtttgtttaaataacttaacacacatatccattataagattaactggaacctgtggtaagagattgcgggcgtaaaaAGCTCGCTGACTGCGCTCTCACTCACatacaccggccatttagcaggaagaggggagctgcaggccctggagctctgtcagggcagcagcgtttggtagtccagtaacccagaaactgtgactttgcgcgggtatggagcgccgcgggctgccggccgtgacggagctccatctagctcacagcaggccggggtctgtgaaggcagtttcaaattgtgagatttgcagaggaaagaggtgtcaatgggattttgaggttctatgtatgtcttttttacccaccaaactgtcgttattcaactatgacaaggtaaaatcggttttgcattctatcacccctttaacattAGGACCACAAAGTCCTTTAACATGTGAATAGTTTACTATTACACTTGAGATTATGGGCTGCCAAAAGGCTCTGTAATTTACCTTTACTATAGTTGTGATAATGTCTGGTTCCATGGCTCTGTTTAGCTTATTATTCATTGGATGTTAAGAGGGGAAAGATCTAACACCTGACACCAGCCCGACACTGTTGAGCCTTATCAATAAATAAGTGCTTATAGGGTACAAGGTGTGTAAACTTGCCACATGTGCGAACTGCCTTCAATGCGACATTCCAGTTGATGTCACAA
The Sander lucioperca isolate FBNREF2018 chromosome 14, SLUC_FBN_1.2, whole genome shotgun sequence genome window above contains:
- the LOC116045119 gene encoding phospholipase A2-like, with the translated sequence MNTLQALVLLAAGLSVAHSLDYRALTQFRRMILCVLPDSWPLFDYTDYGCYCGKGGSGTPVDDLDRCCQVHDQCFNDAMQQPECWPILDNPYTEYYDYSCDKANKKVTCGNKNNECEMFICECDRKAAECFGVSPWNPEHEHLPSDRCQ